A region of Diceros bicornis minor isolate mBicDic1 chromosome 31, mDicBic1.mat.cur, whole genome shotgun sequence DNA encodes the following proteins:
- the LOC131395652 gene encoding olfactory receptor 8J3-like — MAPGNFTRVTEFILTGVSDRPDLQIPLFFVFLVIYGLTVAGNLSIITLTSADFQLQTPMYFFLRHLAIINLGNSTVIAPKMLINFLVKKKTTFYYECATQLGVFLAFIVAEIFMLAVMAYDRYVAICNPLLYMVVVSRRICLLLVSLTHLYSFSTAVVASSSVFSVSYCSSNVINHFFCDIAPLLALSCSDTYFPETVVFISAPTNLFFSMTIVLVSYFNIVFSILRIRSSEGRKKAFSTCGSHMMAVTVFYGTLLFMYVQPRTNHSMDTDKMASVFYTLVIPMLNPMIYSLRNKDVKAALKRYLTNPYCSFKSM; from the coding sequence ATGGCTCCTGGAAATTTCACCCGGGTCACTGAGTTCATCCTCACAGGTGTCTCGGACCGTCCAGACCTCCAGATCCCACTCTTCTTTGTGTTCCTGGTCATCTATGGACTGACCGTGGCTGGGAACCTGAGCATCATCACTCTCACCAGTGCTGACTTTCAACTTCAGACCCCCATGTATTTTTTCCTCCGACATTTGGCTATCATCAATCTTGGCAATTCTACTGTCATTGCCCCTAAAATGCTAATCAATTTTTTAGTAAAGAAGAAAACCACCTTCTACTATGAATGTGCCACCCAACTGGGAGTGTTCTTGGCTTTCATTGTAGCTGAGATTTTCATGTTAgctgtgatggcctatgaccgctatgtggccatctgtaacCCCCTGCTCTACATGGTGGTGGTGTCTCGGCGGATCTGCCTTCTGCTGGTGTCCCTCACACACCTCTATAGCTTTTCTACAGCTGTCGTGGCTTCGTCTTCTGTATTCTCTGTGTCTTATTGCTCGTCTAATGTAATCAATCATTTTTTCTGTGATATTGCCCCTCTGTTAGCCTTGTCCTGCTCTGATACTTACTTTCCAGAAACAGTAGTTTTTATATCTGCACctacaaatttgtttttttccatgaCTATAGTTCTTGTATCTTATTTCAACATTGTTTTTTCCATTCTAAGGATACGTTcatcagaaggaaggaaaaaagcctTTTCCACATGTGGTTCACATATGATGGCAGTCACAGTTTTCTATGGGACACTACTCTTCATGTATGTGCAGCCTCGAACTAACCATTCAATGGATACTGATAAAATGGCTTCCGTGTTTTATACACTGGTGATCCCCATG